The following proteins are co-located in the Imtechella halotolerans genome:
- a CDS encoding calcium/sodium antiporter, whose product MLNLLFVVLGLVLLVAGGNWLLKSAVGLSLQLNIPKIVIGMTVVSFATSAPELIVSVKSALDGFPDIALGNVVGSNIANIALILGITVIFGSIQVERSFYRTDWPVMMIASLMLFGFLYFDGELQRYEGVIMFSFLLVFLVYLLRFQKPAVVDEMPEDDEPLPLYKVALFLIIGGVALWGGSEMLIKGAVGMAESFGVSDRVIAITVVSVGTSIPELAASVIAVLKKEKAISLGNLIGSNVFNILAVLGITSMIMPIKVMDQGLLTGDIFWMLIVSFMVLPLVFLPKFLRLDWRDGIVLLVTYSVFVYLTIS is encoded by the coding sequence ATGCTAAATTTATTATTTGTAGTACTTGGATTAGTGCTTTTAGTTGCTGGTGGTAACTGGTTGCTTAAATCGGCCGTTGGTTTGTCGTTGCAACTCAATATTCCTAAAATTGTGATAGGGATGACTGTAGTTTCTTTTGCAACATCTGCCCCGGAATTAATTGTTAGTGTAAAGTCGGCCCTTGATGGTTTTCCGGACATTGCTCTTGGAAATGTGGTCGGATCAAACATTGCTAATATTGCGCTCATATTGGGAATTACAGTAATTTTTGGAAGTATTCAGGTTGAGCGTAGTTTTTATAGGACAGATTGGCCTGTAATGATGATAGCTTCTTTAATGTTATTCGGCTTTCTTTACTTTGACGGGGAGTTGCAACGTTATGAAGGCGTTATTATGTTTTCATTTTTATTGGTGTTTTTAGTGTATTTATTGCGTTTTCAAAAGCCAGCTGTAGTAGATGAAATGCCGGAAGATGATGAGCCATTGCCTTTGTATAAAGTTGCTTTATTTCTTATAATTGGAGGTGTGGCACTTTGGGGAGGATCAGAAATGCTCATTAAAGGAGCTGTTGGGATGGCTGAGTCTTTCGGTGTTAGTGATAGGGTAATTGCTATTACTGTAGTTTCTGTAGGTACAAGTATACCCGAACTTGCAGCATCTGTTATTGCTGTGCTTAAAAAGGAAAAGGCAATTTCGCTTGGGAACCTAATTGGATCTAATGTGTTTAATATTTTAGCGGTACTTGGAATTACTTCTATGATTATGCCGATTAAAGTGATGGATCAAGGCTTGTTAACTGGAGATATTTTTTGGATGTTAATAGTGTCGTTTATGGTTTTGCCACTTGTTTTTTTACCAAAGTTTCTTCGATTAGATTGGCGTGATGGAATTGTACTTCTTGTGACATACAGTGTGTTTGTCTATTTGACAATAAGTTGA
- a CDS encoding universal stress protein encodes MSIIVATDFTKLADNAVAYAAAMAKHTSARLVLFHAYSWPIHAANAQLSAEYFQSLFQQYGHRLEEQGKLIGRQYGIEVSSECAVTYIEDSLPETIEKYNGKLLIMGMKGKSLEQDLMGNTTTSMIKKINIPILAVPEVAQWKDTRKMLFACDMSSLVPQDVLQRLKEFAASFQGEVEVFSVDKVVEDLQKEKVDPFKEDLEGIHYYYKNVRSQDVIAAIAAEIKEIKADFLVMMPQKRGFWEAVVHRSKTRLMASGLQIPLLSIPSLE; translated from the coding sequence ACCGATTTTACAAAATTAGCAGATAACGCTGTGGCGTATGCTGCCGCTATGGCAAAGCATACCTCTGCTAGATTAGTTTTATTTCATGCTTATAGTTGGCCAATTCATGCAGCGAATGCCCAGCTTTCTGCAGAGTATTTCCAGAGCCTATTCCAACAATATGGTCATCGTTTGGAAGAGCAAGGAAAATTAATAGGAAGGCAGTATGGTATTGAAGTGAGCTCCGAATGCGCAGTTACCTATATTGAAGATAGTCTCCCTGAAACTATTGAAAAGTATAACGGTAAATTGTTGATTATGGGAATGAAAGGGAAAAGTTTAGAACAGGACCTCATGGGGAATACAACAACATCTATGATTAAGAAAATTAATATCCCCATATTAGCAGTACCTGAGGTAGCCCAATGGAAAGATACACGTAAAATGCTTTTCGCTTGTGATATGAGTAGTTTAGTCCCACAAGATGTTTTGCAGCGATTGAAAGAATTTGCAGCGTCATTTCAAGGAGAGGTCGAAGTGTTTAGTGTCGACAAAGTGGTAGAAGATCTCCAGAAGGAGAAAGTGGATCCATTTAAAGAGGATCTAGAAGGTATTCATTACTATTATAAAAATGTACGTTCTCAGGACGTTATTGCTGCAATTGCAGCTGAGATAAAGGAAATTAAAGCAGATTTTTTAGTCATGATGCCTCAAAAAAGAGGTTTTTGGGAAGCCGTTGTTCACCGTAGTAAAACTCGTCTGATGGCATCTGGATTACAAATTCCATTACTATCAATACCGTCTTTAGAATAA
- a CDS encoding adenine phosphoribosyltransferase: protein MDITQYIRDIKDFPKEGVVFKDITPLLLSPTATRQVVKEFILMLKDQKIDKVVGMESRGFFFATLLAQELNAGFIPVRKPNKLPHTKIQEKYELEYGFDTLEMHSDAIAPGDKILIHDDVLATGGTAEAVCKLVERLGGEIVQLNFLMELGFLNGRNKLRSYDVRSLVTY, encoded by the coding sequence ATGGACATTACTCAATATATAAGAGATATTAAAGATTTTCCAAAAGAAGGAGTTGTATTTAAGGATATAACGCCATTACTTCTGAGTCCAACTGCGACAAGACAGGTAGTGAAGGAATTTATTTTGATGTTAAAAGATCAGAAAATAGATAAAGTTGTAGGAATGGAAAGTCGCGGATTTTTCTTTGCAACTTTGCTAGCACAGGAACTTAATGCTGGATTTATACCTGTAAGAAAACCTAATAAGTTACCACATACTAAAATTCAAGAGAAGTATGAGTTAGAATATGGTTTTGATACGTTAGAAATGCATTCGGATGCCATAGCTCCTGGAGATAAAATTTTGATACATGACGATGTATTGGCAACTGGTGGCACAGCTGAAGCAGTATGCAAGTTAGTAGAGCGCTTAGGTGGTGAAATCGTTCAGTTAAATTTTCTGATGGAATTGGGATTTCTTAATGGAAGAAATAAATTGCGAAGTTATGATGTAAGGTCTTTAGTGACTTATTAA
- a CDS encoding BlaI/MecI/CopY family transcriptional regulator has translation MNEFTEDKPHYNTLSSIVRNLEEKGSVAHEAFGNTLRYYPLISKEEYRKKFANIAIMGYYNYQ, from the coding sequence CTGAATGAATTTACTGAAGACAAACCTCATTACAATACCCTTTCCTCCATTGTAAGAAACTTGGAAGAAAAAGGTTCTGTTGCCCATGAAGCGTTTGGAAATACACTTAGATACTATCCTTTAATTTCAAAAGAGGAGTATCGAAAAAAGTTCGCTAATATTGCAATTATGGGCTACTATAATTATCAGTAG
- a CDS encoding SDR family NAD(P)-dependent oxidoreductase, with amino-acid sequence MKKIEHKVAIITGAGSGIGRAAALLLAQNGVKVVVSDINESHGHQVVNEIKSMGADALFIKADTSRASDHEMLVNKTIEVFGRLDIAINNAGIGGPLAPTGEYPIDGWQQVIDINLSGVFYGLRYQIPAMIENGGAIVNIASILGAVGTRFSPAYVASKHGVVGLTKAAALEYANKGIRINSIGPGYIKTPLVMDSLDKDTLDMLVGLHPIGRLGESSEIAELILWLSSTQSSFVNGAYFPIDGGYLAQ; translated from the coding sequence ATGAAAAAGATTGAACACAAAGTTGCTATTATTACAGGTGCAGGTTCTGGTATTGGAAGGGCTGCTGCACTCTTATTAGCTCAAAATGGTGTAAAGGTGGTTGTCTCAGATATTAATGAATCACATGGTCATCAAGTGGTTAATGAGATTAAAAGTATGGGTGCAGATGCTTTATTTATAAAGGCCGATACTTCAAGGGCAAGTGACCATGAGATGCTTGTGAATAAAACTATTGAGGTGTTTGGCAGACTTGATATTGCAATTAACAATGCTGGTATTGGTGGTCCTTTAGCTCCTACAGGTGAATACCCTATAGATGGATGGCAACAGGTAATTGATATCAATTTATCAGGCGTTTTTTATGGATTGAGATATCAAATTCCAGCCATGATAGAAAATGGAGGAGCTATTGTAAATATTGCATCTATACTTGGGGCAGTTGGTACCCGATTTTCTCCAGCTTATGTGGCGTCTAAACATGGAGTGGTGGGGTTAACCAAAGCGGCAGCACTGGAATATGCGAATAAAGGAATTAGAATAAACTCTATTGGACCAGGATATATAAAAACTCCACTTGTGATGGATTCTCTTGATAAGGATACCTTAGATATGCTTGTTGGATTGCACCCAATTGGTCGTTTGGGAGAGTCAAGTGAAATTGCAGAATTAATTTTGTGGTTAAGTTCTACACAGTCTTCTTTTGTTAATGGAGCGTATTTTCCGATAGATGGTGGGTATCTTGCTCAATAA